AGCGACCGGGTAGCATACGCAAGCCCTTATAGCGCTTGGCGTCACTCTCGAGTTGCTGTTTTACACCTGCTGCGACATTACCTGCCCCAGACATGAAGTCATCAATCACTGCCTGTGAGCTTGCAGCTCTTAGAAGGGCGGCATTTTTAATTTCACGCGTAAGGTAAAGATCATAGGCGCTGCCTTTGCCAACGACAATTTCATTGCCGGCTGCATCTACTTCATCGTTAGTCTTTAATGGAGAAGAGGCTTTCACCATATAAGCACCTTCAATTTGTATATAGGCTGGGGTATAGCTGATATCAGCCCCGCGAACTGGATCAATCGCCACAAATACCAAATCAATTTCTCCGGTTTTCACTGCATCGACTGTTGCCCCTGCTGTTTTGAAGGGGATCAATTGCACAGGTAGGGAAATACGTTTCCCAATTTCATTCGCAATATCAATGGTTACTCCATATAGGTTTTTGGAGCTTGGATCTTCATTAGCCAGAATCGGATTGCCTAAATTAATGCCAACCCGCAGAACACCTGTTGGCGCAAAAGAAGATAAGGTAGATTGATTAAGGGTATTCATGGTCTTAGATGATTGACTAATGGCAAGTTGCGATACACACAAAAGTGTAAGGGATAGGAGCGAGGGGAGTATCGGCTTCATCAAAATATAGAGATAAAAAAACCGCGGCGAACCGCGGTTTTATCAGCAAAGGAAGAAATTACTTCTTGGCATCTGCTGCTGGAGCAGCAGCGGGTGCTGCTGGAGCAGCAGCAGGAGCATCTTTCTTCGCCTCTTCCATATGAGCAGCTTCTGCACCATGCTTTTCGCCACCCATATCAACGTTGCCGTCGCCTTTGAGGAGTAAGTAGGCAGTGGCACCAATTAAGACTAGTACCATGATGATGATTGAACGGTTGCTCATTGCTTTTCCTTCGATTTAGTTGAAATTCTGGCAATCTTAACTCGGCCTAATTGCTAGGTAAATCCTGATAAGCCCTAAGCCCTCAAATCCTTTGCTAATCTAGGTGTTAATACTGATTTAGTTCGCAGAGTAAGATGGGCCTAAATAGATGTCAAAAGGATGCAACATGAGTCCAAAACTCCCCATTAATAACTCGCAGACAATTACTGAGTTTTTAAATCTACACAAGACTCAAATATCAGAAGAAGATTCTGAGGATTCTTATAAATTTGCTTTTGGTGACGAGGCTTTTTTGTCTCGCAGGGAAACGATTGGCATTCGTTTTGAATTGGAGCTATTAAAACCCGAGATCCTGCTCAAGGAGCATGGTATTGAACATACGATTACGGTTTTCGGATCAACTCGTTTTATTAGTCATGCAGAAGCATTTGCCCTGAAGGAAAAAGCTAAGACTCCAGCGGAGATAGCTATTGCTAGTAAAGCGCTCTTACATAGCAAGTACTACGAATCAGCCCGAGAGTTCGGGTCATTAGTGGCTCACTATAACGCTACTCAAGAGAGCAACTTTAATAAACTTCATATTTGTACTGGAGGCGGCCCTGGAATTATGGAGGCCGCTAATCGAGGTGCATTTGAGGCGGGTGATAAAACCATCGGTTTTAATATCAGCCTACCTAGAGAGCAGCACCCGAATCCTTATGTTAGCCCTGGCTTAAGTTTTCGCTTTCATTACTTCGCGTTGCGCAAGATGCACTTTATGTTACGTGCTAGAGCGATCGTTGCCTTTCCTGGCGGGTTTGGCTCCTGTGACGAGTTATTTGAGGTGTTGACACTGATCCAGACTAAAAAAGTCGTCCCCATTCCCGTTATTCTGGTGGGTAAAGAATATTGGAATGAAATGATTAACTTTGATCACATGGTGAAGTTTGGCGTGATTAATGAGGAGGATATGCAAACTATCCACTTCTCTGAAAGCGCCCAGGAGGCTTGGCAGGTGATTCGGGATTGGTATCAATTGGGTTAACAAGCGCTCGCCTGTAAAATCCCCTTATGAATCCTTCGCAAACTAGCATCGCCACATCTCTAGATCTTCCAGGCTATCTCTTGGGCGGCGCCATGCTCTTGTTGATCATGGTTTTTCATGGGGTAGCGTTACTGCAGATTGCCAAGCGCTATGAAGTGAAAACTTTTCTGTATTTGGCTGAGAAAAAATACTCTGCTGTAGCTCTCTGTTTTTACGTGAGCGTCTTCTGCTTATTCTTAACACATATCGCTGAAATATTAATTTGGGGTATAGCTTTGTACGCATTCAGGTTACTACCCGCTCTGGGGCAAAGTATTTTATTTAGCGGTAGCACCTATACGGCAATGGGATTTATGGAGGACATTCTTCCCGATGGCTGGAAGATGCTGGCAGTGATCATCGCTTTTTCTGGAATGTTTTCCTTCGCATGGACTGCATCAGTCATGATCTCCATGACCAAGAACTTTCGCCAGGCCTATACCAAGCTCCATATGAGAAAACTTAACATCTCATCTGACATCATTGATCGTTTTGAGTAATCGATGAGTAAAACTTGGGATGCCATCATTATCGGTGGCGGGGCAGCTGGTTTATTTTGCGCAGGAGTTGCTGGCCAGTTAGGTAAAAAAGTACTTGTGCTGGATCATGCTGAGGTATTGGGCGAGAAGATTCGTATTAGCGGCGGTGGCCGTTGCAACTTCACCAATCTCCATAGCAGCCCAGCTAACTTCTTATCTCTCAATCAGCATTTTGTAAAAAGTGCACTCGCTAGATACCCCTCAACAGAATTTATCAAACTGGTGACATCCCATGGTATTCGTTACCATGAAAAACATCAGGGCCAATTCTTTTGCGATGATTCTGCCAAACAAATCATTGAGCTATTGTTTGCAGAGTGCGCCAAAGGAAATGTGACCATACGTCATCCAGTCTCCGTGCAATCAATTGAGCAAGAGGATGATCGATGGCTCATCCAAACGAATGCTGGCACCGAAAAAACCAAGTCACTAGTCATGGCAACAGGTGGTTTACCAGTGCCCGCCATTGGAGCTACTGCTTATTCCTTGGATGTTGCAAAGCAGTTTGGATTAAATGTGGTTGATCCTAGGCCTGCTTTAGTACCACTCTCATTTACTGCAGATAACTTCGGTGATCTCAGTGAGTTGGCCGGTCTAGCTGTACCAGTCAGAATTGCCTCCGGTTCAAAGGGCCATCGTTATGGCGCCTGTAGATTCAATGAGGATTTGCTGCTAACTCACAAAGGCTTATCAGGTCCTGCGGTTCTTCAAGCAAGCAGTTATTGGGAAGAGGGCGAACCTATTCACATCGATTGGCTTGGCGCAATTGAGCGTCCTGGAGGATTTAATTGTGATGAACTCTTTAACAATAAAGAGAATCGCTTAAAGCTTACTGAAACGATTTTGGCTTCTGTTCTTCCTCAGCGCTTAGCTAAAGCATTTGCAGAGCAGCGCAATCTAATGGGTCGCAAATGGGCCGAAGTCTCTAAAAAAGACCGTCAAGCTCTTAAGGAGCTGCTAACGAACTGGTCTGTAAAGCCAGCAGGTACCTTAGGTTGGAAAAAAGCTGAGGTGATGTTGGGTGGCGTAGATACCAAAGAGCTCGATGGACAAACAATGATGTCGCGTAAATATCCGGGGCTATTCTTCATTGGTGAGTGCGTGGACGTCACTGGCCATTTGGGTGGACATAATTTCCAGTGGGCATGGGCCAGCGGCTACGCTTGTGCGCAATCCCTATAAATTTCTCATCACACCAGGGCTTACTTCAGTTTCTTCTTTTCACGCGAGCGGATATTTAAAAGCTCAACCGATAAAGAAAATGCCATAGCAACGTAGACATAGCCTTTAGGAATATGAACGCCCATTCCTTCTGCGATCAGTACTACGCCTACAACTGTTAGAAACGATAAGGCCAATACTTTGATAGAGGGATGGCGCTGAACAAAATCCCCAATAGGCTTGGCGGCAATGAGCATGATGAGG
This is a stretch of genomic DNA from Polynucleobacter sp. JS-JIR-II-b4. It encodes these proteins:
- a CDS encoding ABC transporter substrate-binding protein, which gives rise to MNTLNQSTLSSFAPTGVLRVGINLGNPILANEDPSSKNLYGVTIDIANEIGKRISLPVQLIPFKTAGATVDAVKTGEIDLVFVAIDPVRGADISYTPAYIQIEGAYMVKASSPLKTNDEVDAAGNEIVVGKGSAYDLYLTREIKNAALLRAASSQAVIDDFMSGAGNVAAGVKQQLESDAKRYKGLRMLPGRFMVINQGIGIPKARVNYESTSTYLSNVIAELKQSGFVAEAMKRHNIQGAKVAD
- a CDS encoding LOG family protein gives rise to the protein MSPKLPINNSQTITEFLNLHKTQISEEDSEDSYKFAFGDEAFLSRRETIGIRFELELLKPEILLKEHGIEHTITVFGSTRFISHAEAFALKEKAKTPAEIAIASKALLHSKYYESAREFGSLVAHYNATQESNFNKLHICTGGGPGIMEAANRGAFEAGDKTIGFNISLPREQHPNPYVSPGLSFRFHYFALRKMHFMLRARAIVAFPGGFGSCDELFEVLTLIQTKKVVPIPVILVGKEYWNEMINFDHMVKFGVINEEDMQTIHFSESAQEAWQVIRDWYQLG
- a CDS encoding aminoacetone oxidase family FAD-binding enzyme, producing MSKTWDAIIIGGGAAGLFCAGVAGQLGKKVLVLDHAEVLGEKIRISGGGRCNFTNLHSSPANFLSLNQHFVKSALARYPSTEFIKLVTSHGIRYHEKHQGQFFCDDSAKQIIELLFAECAKGNVTIRHPVSVQSIEQEDDRWLIQTNAGTEKTKSLVMATGGLPVPAIGATAYSLDVAKQFGLNVVDPRPALVPLSFTADNFGDLSELAGLAVPVRIASGSKGHRYGACRFNEDLLLTHKGLSGPAVLQASSYWEEGEPIHIDWLGAIERPGGFNCDELFNNKENRLKLTETILASVLPQRLAKAFAEQRNLMGRKWAEVSKKDRQALKELLTNWSVKPAGTLGWKKAEVMLGGVDTKELDGQTMMSRKYPGLFFIGECVDVTGHLGGHNFQWAWASGYACAQSL